In Falco cherrug isolate bFalChe1 chromosome 5, bFalChe1.pri, whole genome shotgun sequence, one DNA window encodes the following:
- the LOC102046252 gene encoding calumenin isoform X1, giving the protein MTIPQLLLCLSLSMLCISSKPTEKKDRVHHDPQLSDKVHDDAQNFDYDHDAFLGADEAKTFDQLTPEESKERLGKIVSKIDEDKDGFVTVEELKDWIKFAQKRWIYEDVERQWKGHDLNEDGLISWEEYKNATYGYILDDPDPDDGFNYKQMMVRDERRFKMADKDGDLTATKEEFTAFLHPEEYDYMKDIVVQETMEDIDKNGDGFIDLEEYIGDMYSHDGDADEPEWVKTEREQFVEFRDKNRDGRMDKEETKDWILPSDYDHAEAEARHLVYESDQNKDGKLTKEEIVEKYDLFVGSQATDFGEALVRHDEF; this is encoded by the exons ATGACCATccctcagctcctgctgtgcctgTCTCTCTCCATGCTCTGCATCTCAAGCAAACCCACCGAGAAGAAGGACCGTGTTCACCATGACCCGCAGCTCAGCGACAAGGTCCATGATGACGCGCAGAACTTCGATTATGACCACGATGCTTTCCTTGGCGCAGATGAGGCCAAAACCTTCGATCAGCTCACACCAGAGGAGAGCAAGGAGAGACTCGG AAAGATTGTAAGTAAAATAGATGAAGACAAAGACGGGTTTGTAACTGTGGAAGAGCTGAAAGACTGGATTAAGTTTGCACAAAAGCGCTGGATATACGAGGATGTAGAGCGGCAGTGGAAAGGGCACGACCTCAATGAGGACGGCCTCATTTCTTGGGAGGAATATAAAAATGCCACCTACGGCTACATCTTAG ATGACCCGGACCCCGACGACGGGTTTAATTATAAGCAAATGATGGTGCGAGATGAACGGCGCTTCAAGATGGCTGACAAGGATGGAGACTTGACTGCCACCAAGGAAGAGTTCACCGCCTTTCTGCACCCCGAAGAGTACGATTACATGAAAGATATAGTTGTGCAG gaaaCCATGGAGGACATCGACAAGAACGGGGACGGCTTCATTGACTTGGAGGAGTACATAG GTGACATGTACAGCCACGATGGGGACGCTGATGAGCCCGAGTGGGTGAAGACAGAGAGGGAACAGTTTGTGGAGTTCAGAGACAAGAACCGCGATGGCAGGATGGACAAGGAGGAAACCAAAGATTGGATCCTCCCTTCGGATTATGACCACGCTGAGGCAGAAGCACGGCACCTCGTCTACGAATCCGACCAGAACAAG GACGGCAAGCTGACCAAAGAGGAGATCGTGGAGAAGTATGACTTGTTTGTGGGGAGTCAGGCCACAGACTTCGGGGAGGCCTTGGTGCGACACGATGAATTTTAA
- the LOC102046252 gene encoding calumenin isoform X2, giving the protein MTIPQLLLCLSLSMLCISSKPTEKKDRVHHDPQLSDKVHDDAQNFDYDHDAFLGADEAKTFDQLTPEESKERLGMIVDKIDTDKDGFVTEGELKAWIKKAQKKYVYDSVERQWQEFDMNQDGFISWDEYRNVTYGTYLDDPDPDDGFNYKQMMVRDERRFKMADKDGDLTATKEEFTAFLHPEEYDYMKDIVVQETMEDIDKNGDGFIDLEEYIGDMYSHDGDADEPEWVKTEREQFVEFRDKNRDGRMDKEETKDWILPSDYDHAEAEARHLVYESDQNKDGKLTKEEIVEKYDLFVGSQATDFGEALVRHDEF; this is encoded by the exons ATGACCATccctcagctcctgctgtgcctgTCTCTCTCCATGCTCTGCATCTCAAGCAAACCCACCGAGAAGAAGGACCGTGTTCACCATGACCCGCAGCTCAGCGACAAGGTCCATGATGACGCGCAGAACTTCGATTATGACCACGATGCTTTCCTTGGCGCAGATGAGGCCAAAACCTTCGATCAGCTCACACCAGAGGAGAGCAAGGAGAGACTCGG aaTGATTGTAGATAAGATAGACACGGATAAGGATGGGTTTGTGACGGAGGGGGAGCTGAAAGCCTGGATTAAGAAGGCCCAGAAGAAATACGTGTATGACAGTGTCGAACGCCAGTGGCAGGAGTTTGACATGAATCAAGATGGATTTATCTCCTGGGATGAGTACAGAAACGTGACATATGGCACTTACCTCG ATGACCCGGACCCCGACGACGGGTTTAATTATAAGCAAATGATGGTGCGAGATGAACGGCGCTTCAAGATGGCTGACAAGGATGGAGACTTGACTGCCACCAAGGAAGAGTTCACCGCCTTTCTGCACCCCGAAGAGTACGATTACATGAAAGATATAGTTGTGCAG gaaaCCATGGAGGACATCGACAAGAACGGGGACGGCTTCATTGACTTGGAGGAGTACATAG GTGACATGTACAGCCACGATGGGGACGCTGATGAGCCCGAGTGGGTGAAGACAGAGAGGGAACAGTTTGTGGAGTTCAGAGACAAGAACCGCGATGGCAGGATGGACAAGGAGGAAACCAAAGATTGGATCCTCCCTTCGGATTATGACCACGCTGAGGCAGAAGCACGGCACCTCGTCTACGAATCCGACCAGAACAAG GACGGCAAGCTGACCAAAGAGGAGATCGTGGAGAAGTATGACTTGTTTGTGGGGAGTCAGGCCACAGACTTCGGGGAGGCCTTGGTGCGACACGATGAATTTTAA
- the OPN1SW gene encoding short-wave-sensitive opsin 1, which translates to MSPTPPSPITMSGDEEFYLFKNASSVGPWDGPQYHIAPLWAFYLQTAFMGFVFLVGTPLNAIVLVVTVKYKKLRQPLNYILVNISFSGFISCIFSVFTVFVSSSQGYFVFGKHMCSLEGFVGATGGLVTGWSLAFLAFERYIVICKPFGNFRFNSKHALMVVVATWVIGIGVAIPPFFGWSRYVPEGLQCSCGPDWYTVGTKYKSEYYTWFLFIFCFIVPLSLIIFSYSQLLSALRAVAAQQQESATTQKAEREVSRMVVVMVGSFCLCYVPYAALAMYMVNNRNHGLDLRLVTIPAFFSKSACVYNPIIYCFMNKQFRACIMETVCGKPMTDESDISSSAQRTEVSSVSSSQVSPS; encoded by the exons AtgtcccccacaccccccagccccatcaccATGTCGGGTGACGAGGAATTTTATCTCTTCAAGAATGCGTCCTCAGTGGGACCTTGGGATGGTCCCCAATATCACATTGCCCCGCTGTGGGCATTCTACCTGCAGACCGCCTTCATGGGCTTTGTCTTTTTGGTGGGCACCCCTCTCAACGCCATTGTCCTGGTGGTCACCGTCAAGTACAAGAAGCTGAGGCAACCTCTCAACTACATCTTGGTGAACATCTCCTTCAGCGGCTTCATCTCCTGCATCTTCAGTGTCTTCACTGTCTTTGTCTCCAGCTCCCAGGGTTATTTTGTATTTGGCAAACACATGTGTTCCTTGGAGGGCTTTGTGGGGGCCACCGGAG ggctggtgacagGATGGTCCTTGGCCTTCCTGGCTTTTGAGCGCTACATCGTCATCTGCAAACCCTTTGGCAACTTCCGTTTCAACTCCAAGCATGCCctgatggtggtggtggccaCCTGGGTCATCGGTATCGGTGTCGCCATCCCCCCCTTCTTCGGGTGGAGCAG GTATGTGCCCGAGGGGCTACAGTGCTCCTGCGGCCCTGACTGGTACACGGTGGGCACCAAGTACAAGAGCGAATACTACACCTGGTTCCTCTTCATCTTCTGCTTCATCGTGCCCCTTTCCCTCATCATCTTCTCCTACTCCCAGCTGCTCAGCGCCCTGCGGGCT GTGGCTGCGCAGCAGCAGGAGTCGGCCACAACGCAGAAGGCAGAGCGGGAGGTGTCCCgcatggtggtggtgatggtgggctccttctgcctctgctaCGTGCCCTACGCGGCCCTGGCCATGTACATGGTGAACAACCGGAACCACGGCCTTGACCTGCGCCTGGTCACCATCCCTGCCTTCTTCTCCAAGAGCGCCTGCGTCTACAACCCCATCATCTACTGCTTCATGAACAAACAG TTCCGCGCCTGCATCATGGAGACGGTCTGTGGGAAGCCCATGACAGATGAGTCTGACATCTCCAGCTCGGCCCAGAGGACGGAGGTCTCGTCCGTCTCCTCCAGCCAGGTCAGCCCCAGCTGA